Proteins encoded together in one Lachnospiraceae bacterium JLR.KK008 window:
- a CDS encoding IMP cyclohydrolase, whose amino-acid sequence MKMTTMNTELSGNAYPGRGIVLGRSQDGACAVVAYFIMGRSENSRNRIFVEEEEGIRTQAFDPSKLTDPSLIIYAPVRVLGDMTIVTNGDQTDTVYEGLERQLTFEQSLRSRTFEPDGPNYTPRISGILQVKEGNCAYALSILKSADGNPDSCSRYLFSYENPRAGQGRFIHTYLCDGEPLPSFEGEPKLVEIGEDIDSFTDMLWNSLHPDNKVSLFVRFINIETGSYETRIVNKNR is encoded by the coding sequence ATGAAAATGACAACAATGAACACGGAGTTATCAGGTAATGCATATCCCGGAAGAGGGATCGTGCTTGGGCGATCACAGGATGGAGCCTGCGCGGTCGTTGCATACTTTATTATGGGCAGAAGTGAAAACAGCAGAAATCGTATCTTTGTGGAGGAAGAAGAGGGAATCCGTACACAGGCCTTCGACCCCTCCAAACTGACCGATCCAAGCCTGATCATCTATGCGCCGGTGAGAGTGCTGGGTGATATGACGATCGTCACAAACGGCGACCAGACCGATACGGTCTATGAGGGGCTGGAAAGGCAGCTTACATTTGAACAGTCGCTTCGAAGCCGTACGTTTGAGCCGGATGGGCCGAATTATACGCCTCGTATATCCGGCATCTTGCAGGTAAAAGAGGGAAACTGTGCATATGCGTTGTCAATTTTAAAGAGTGCTGACGGGAATCCTGATTCCTGCAGCCGCTATCTGTTTTCCTATGAGAATCCGAGAGCTGGACAGGGCCGTTTTATTCATACTTATCTCTGCGACGGAGAACCGCTTCCCAGTTTTGAGGGAGAGCCTAAACTGGTAGAGATTGGAGAGGATATTGACAGCTTTACCGATATGCTCTGGAACAGTCTGCATCCGGACAATAAGGTGTCTCTCTTTGTCCGTTTTATCAATATTGAAACAGGAAGTTATGAGACAAGAAT